From the genome of Methanobacterium petrolearium, one region includes:
- the frhG gene encoding coenzyme F420 hydrogenase subunit gamma: MSILARIKSFLGMEAKPDKDASKEEVEKVAEEKAKPRIGYIHLSGCTGDGMSLTENYDILAPLLTDMIDIVYGQTLVDLWEMPEMDIALVEGSCCLQDEHSLHELKEVREKAGLVVAFGSCAATGCFTRYSRGGQQAQPNHESFVPIADLVKVDLAIPGCPPSPEIIAKTVVAAINGDMDYLAPMMDLAGYTEACGCDLQTKVVNQALCIGCGTCAMACQTRALSMTNGRPELNENRCIKCGICYTQCPRSWWPADRIKQDLGL, translated from the coding sequence ATGTCAATATTAGCCCGCATTAAATCGTTTTTAGGAATGGAGGCAAAACCTGACAAAGACGCTTCGAAAGAGGAGGTTGAAAAAGTGGCTGAAGAAAAAGCTAAACCAAGAATAGGATACATTCACCTTAGTGGATGTACTGGAGATGGAATGTCGTTAACCGAAAACTACGACATCCTAGCACCTTTACTAACTGATATGATAGATATTGTCTACGGACAAACCCTGGTAGACCTATGGGAAATGCCTGAAATGGACATAGCCCTGGTTGAAGGGTCATGCTGTCTGCAAGATGAACACAGTCTGCATGAACTTAAAGAAGTACGGGAAAAAGCCGGATTAGTAGTGGCTTTTGGATCATGTGCAGCAACAGGTTGTTTCACCCGATACTCCCGAGGAGGACAACAAGCACAACCAAACCACGAATCATTCGTACCCATCGCAGACCTGGTAAAAGTGGATCTGGCCATACCTGGCTGCCCACCATCACCAGAAATAATTGCAAAAACAGTAGTTGCTGCCATTAACGGTGACATGGATTACTTAGCACCAATGATGGATTTAGCAGGTTACACCGAAGCATGTGGCTGCGATCTGCAGACCAAAGTGGTGAACCAGGCATTATGTATTGGATGTGGAACCTGTGCCATGGCTTGCCAGACCAGAGCCCTGAGTATGACCAATGGAAGACCTGAACTGAACGAAAACCGCTGTATTAAATGTGGAATCTGTTACACACAGTGCCCACGTAGCTGGTGGCCTGCTGACAGGATCAAACAGGATTTGGGGTTATAG
- the frhD gene encoding coenzyme F420-reducing hydrogenase, FrhD protein translates to MPYSAEIMVVGCGNILFKDDGFGPTVIKALGEYSKENPLPENVMLIDAGTGGPHFVFSLPHDEWKKMIVVDAVQFNAEPGTVRKFSVDEIPEGSYENVHSWPVNQPLHELANQCEVMVIGCKPERVSAPDVELGLTKSVEDAIPKAIEMILKEIGVS, encoded by the coding sequence ATGCCATACAGTGCAGAGATAATGGTGGTCGGATGCGGAAACATCCTGTTTAAGGATGACGGATTCGGGCCAACAGTGATAAAGGCACTTGGAGAATACTCTAAGGAAAACCCCTTACCAGAGAATGTCATGTTGATAGATGCCGGTACAGGTGGGCCTCACTTTGTTTTCAGCCTTCCTCATGATGAATGGAAGAAAATGATAGTGGTGGACGCAGTACAATTCAATGCAGAACCTGGTACGGTTCGTAAATTCAGTGTGGACGAAATACCAGAGGGTTCTTATGAGAATGTGCATTCATGGCCTGTAAATCAACCTTTGCACGAATTAGCAAATCAGTGTGAAGTCATGGTTATTGGATGCAAACCAGAACGTGTCTCTGCCCCCGATGTAGAGTTGGGGTTAACCAAAAGTGTGGAAGATGCCATTCCCAAGGCCATTGAAATGATATTAAAAGAAATAGGGGTTAGTTAA
- the frhA gene encoding coenzyme F420 hydrogenase subunit alpha encodes MSERVVISPTSRQEGHAELVMEVDDEGIVTKGRYFSITPVRGLEKMVTGKAPETAPVMVQRICGVCPIPHTLASCEAMDDSLGIEIPKAARQLRELTLAAHHINSHAIHQFLIAPDIVPENLFTTAVESVSEIRKTVQMVVDMVAGEGIHPSDIRIGGMADNISELARKRLYARVKQLKPKLDAHVELIIGLVADKGFPEGLGVHNQETLATDVLYGNRDNFDLDRFTEIMPESWYDDPEIAKRACSTVPLYDGRNVEVGPRARMVEFQGFKEKGVVAQHVARALEQKTALSKMIDILGELDTSAPVMADFDIAGTNKLGIGAIEGPRGMDVHMAQVANGKTQFYSALVPTTWNIPTMGPATEGFHHEFGPHVIRAYDPCLSCATHVMVVDDEDRSILKNEMVRI; translated from the coding sequence TTGAGCGAAAGAGTAGTTATATCGCCAACCTCACGACAGGAAGGACACGCAGAGTTGGTCATGGAAGTCGATGATGAAGGAATAGTAACCAAAGGCCGATACTTCAGTATAACTCCTGTTAGAGGTTTAGAAAAGATGGTAACAGGGAAAGCTCCAGAAACCGCACCAGTAATGGTGCAGAGGATCTGTGGTGTATGTCCAATACCTCACACCTTAGCTTCATGTGAAGCTATGGATGATTCATTAGGTATAGAAATACCAAAAGCAGCTAGACAGTTAAGAGAACTTACACTGGCAGCTCATCACATCAACAGCCACGCTATACACCAGTTTCTGATAGCCCCTGATATTGTGCCAGAAAACCTGTTTACCACTGCGGTTGAATCGGTATCTGAGATCCGAAAAACCGTACAGATGGTAGTGGACATGGTTGCTGGAGAGGGTATTCACCCATCTGATATCAGGATAGGTGGAATGGCCGATAATATAAGTGAACTTGCAAGGAAAAGGTTATACGCCAGAGTAAAACAATTAAAACCAAAACTAGACGCACATGTTGAATTAATCATTGGTTTAGTCGCAGACAAAGGATTCCCAGAAGGATTAGGTGTACACAACCAAGAAACCTTAGCCACAGACGTTCTCTATGGTAACAGGGATAATTTTGATCTGGACCGTTTCACAGAAATCATGCCTGAAAGCTGGTATGATGACCCTGAAATAGCTAAAAGAGCTTGTTCAACCGTCCCTCTATATGATGGTCGAAATGTAGAAGTGGGTCCACGAGCAAGAATGGTTGAATTCCAAGGATTCAAAGAAAAAGGTGTAGTAGCCCAGCACGTAGCACGAGCATTAGAACAGAAAACTGCTCTATCCAAGATGATAGACATATTAGGTGAATTAGACACCTCAGCTCCAGTAATGGCTGATTTTGACATAGCTGGAACCAATAAACTTGGAATTGGTGCTATTGAAGGACCACGTGGTATGGATGTGCACATGGCTCAAGTTGCCAACGGCAAAACTCAGTTCTACAGTGCTCTGGTACCAACCACCTGGAACATACCCACCATGGGACCAGCCACCGAAGGATTCCACCACGAATTCGGACCTCATGTTATCCGAGCTTACGATCCATGTCTATCCTGTGCAACTCACGTGATGGTGGTCGACGACGAAGACAGGAGCATTCTCAAAAACGAGATGGTCAGGATATAA
- a CDS encoding PepSY domain-containing protein, translating to MIDSKILVSVVIVLVIGVAAAGYQISNTPGLWQPVASNSPDSNQQSSSSTGTGSGNQQSSGSASGASTSYSQQASGSGSDNVKISSSEAKIIAQQSIEEDGAAAGTPQLITSDGKQVYLVPVVLNGNQVGSIYIDAQTGENLGGEGGAP from the coding sequence ATGATAGACTCCAAAATTCTGGTATCAGTGGTCATTGTATTGGTTATAGGAGTGGCTGCTGCAGGTTACCAGATATCCAACACTCCCGGACTATGGCAACCAGTGGCATCAAATAGCCCGGACTCAAACCAGCAGTCAAGTTCTTCCACTGGAACTGGATCTGGAAATCAACAAAGTTCTGGTTCTGCATCCGGTGCTTCAACATCTTACAGTCAACAAGCAAGTGGATCAGGGAGTGATAATGTGAAAATATCATCTTCAGAAGCTAAAATAATTGCTCAACAATCTATTGAAGAAGATGGAGCAGCAGCAGGAACCCCTCAACTGATTACTTCAGATGGTAAACAGGTTTACTTAGTGCCAGTTGTTCTTAATGGTAATCAGGTTGGGTCAATCTACATTGATGCCCAGACTGGTGAGAATTTAGGAGGAGAGGGAGGTGCTCCCTAA
- a CDS encoding proteasome assembly chaperone family protein yields the protein MVEMVETEVECCKIISEDVENAVVIEGSPELGLIGNIVGWLLVEELKMKQIGHIESKYFPPLAVLYKGVAIRPFRIYAIDDMVLFLSDFVVPPNVTYDMTNAIVDWMVRNNSKEIVTLNSIAVRQKTNGVAGAANSFEGLKRLGDLELPILPFGNINGLSGTLLTRSMSRDIPGSCLFAEVLNQYPDPRAAASVVDVLNRMLDIEVNPEPLLKEAEEIESRLKELAQAVQGEGESPAYS from the coding sequence ATGGTTGAAATGGTGGAAACCGAAGTCGAATGCTGTAAAATAATCTCTGAAGATGTGGAAAACGCAGTGGTTATAGAAGGATCTCCAGAATTGGGGCTTATTGGTAATATAGTTGGGTGGCTTCTGGTGGAAGAACTAAAAATGAAACAAATTGGACATATAGAATCCAAATATTTCCCACCACTCGCAGTTCTCTATAAAGGAGTTGCTATACGCCCATTCAGGATTTACGCAATCGATGATATGGTTTTGTTCCTTTCTGACTTTGTTGTTCCGCCAAACGTGACCTATGACATGACAAACGCCATTGTAGATTGGATGGTAAGAAATAACAGCAAAGAAATCGTCACTTTAAACAGCATTGCGGTCCGTCAAAAAACCAACGGAGTTGCCGGTGCTGCTAACTCATTTGAAGGTCTTAAAAGGTTGGGTGACCTTGAACTGCCCATACTCCCCTTTGGAAATATTAATGGACTTTCAGGTACTCTGCTTACCAGAAGCATGAGTCGTGACATTCCAGGTTCGTGTCTTTTTGCTGAGGTATTAAATCAGTATCCTGATCCCCGTGCTGCTGCCAGTGTGGTGGATGTTTTAAATAGGATGCTGGACATAGAAGTAAATCCCGAACCACTTTTGAAAGAAGCCGAAGAAATAGAGTCAAGACTTAAAGAACTGGCTCAGGCTGTTCAAGGTGAAGGGGAATCCCCAGCATACAGTTAA
- a CDS encoding TIGR00375 family protein, translated as MIIRADLHIHGPYSMATSKNMTPELLSSQGTLKGLHIVATGDAFHQKWLNMIEKATEEDGEGIFRIKTSEKTHNEFLQEEIPEGLSKNPETKLILTSEVEDSRRVHHLIILPSFEAAYHMRKKLKGNLDSDGRPRLKMNGTQIQELALENGCMVGPAHAFTPWTSMYKEYDSISNCYSQTPDFLELGLSADTDMADRIEELQDIPFLTNSDAHSPWPHRLGREFNEIDVKNLSFPALKDAINDKKITANYGFDPRLGKYHRTACTKCYQQYHPEEAIRMNMKCPCGGTIKKGVDYRVEELATWDEPHHPTHRPPYIHIMPLAEIISLTYSKGVTTKFVQRKWQELILKFGDEISVLIDAPLEELTEIDPELARRIHAFRDKTLRIKVGGGGRYGELVFDEDEVINEVIPKNENSTLDAFMK; from the coding sequence ATGATCATAAGGGCAGATCTACATATTCACGGACCTTATTCTATGGCTACTTCTAAAAATATGACTCCTGAGTTATTATCTTCTCAAGGAACTTTGAAAGGACTGCATATCGTGGCAACTGGAGATGCGTTTCATCAAAAATGGCTTAACATGATAGAAAAAGCCACTGAAGAGGATGGGGAAGGGATTTTCAGGATCAAAACCAGTGAAAAAACCCACAATGAATTTCTTCAGGAGGAAATTCCAGAAGGACTTTCCAAAAATCCGGAAACCAAACTTATTCTAACTTCAGAAGTGGAAGATTCCCGGCGAGTACACCACCTAATAATACTACCCTCCTTTGAAGCAGCCTACCATATGCGGAAAAAACTTAAAGGGAACCTGGATTCTGATGGCAGACCGCGACTTAAGATGAATGGTACCCAAATACAGGAATTAGCCCTTGAAAACGGTTGCATGGTAGGACCTGCACATGCATTCACTCCATGGACCAGCATGTACAAGGAATATGACAGTATCAGTAACTGTTACAGCCAAACTCCTGATTTCCTGGAGCTTGGACTTTCTGCAGATACAGATATGGCGGATCGTATCGAAGAGTTGCAGGATATACCTTTCCTCACCAACTCAGATGCACATTCACCATGGCCCCATCGTTTGGGACGTGAGTTTAATGAAATTGACGTTAAAAATTTAAGTTTCCCTGCCCTGAAGGATGCAATTAATGATAAGAAGATCACAGCAAACTATGGCTTTGACCCGAGACTGGGCAAGTATCATCGCACTGCCTGCACCAAATGTTACCAGCAGTACCATCCAGAGGAAGCCATCCGAATGAACATGAAATGTCCCTGTGGAGGTACCATAAAAAAAGGTGTTGATTACCGGGTAGAAGAACTAGCCACCTGGGATGAACCACATCATCCTACGCACCGACCACCTTACATCCATATAATGCCCCTGGCTGAGATCATTAGCCTCACCTACAGTAAAGGAGTCACCACCAAATTTGTGCAGAGAAAATGGCAGGAATTAATTCTAAAATTCGGTGATGAGATTTCAGTTTTAATTGACGCTCCCCTGGAAGAATTAACTGAAATCGACCCGGAACTTGCCAGAAGGATACATGCTTTTCGTGATAAAACCCTGCGGATCAAAGTAGGTGGCGGGGGAAGATATGGGGAACTGGTATTTGATGAAGATGAAGTGATTAATGAAGTGATTCCTAAAAATGAAAATTCCACATTAGATGCATTTATGAAATAA
- a CDS encoding proteasome assembly chaperone family protein, producing MKETFIKMIREVDLKDPIFIEALPGIGHVGKLVAEHIIHELGAEKFAELYSPSFPPQVFVDEDGIVEPMKNEFYYLKSQGEDERDFIFLGGNTQGLSPEGQYEICGHILDFVGNYGVKEIYTLGGLGTGQPVEKPKVFGAATNKKLAETLKEQGVTLRSADGGIIGASGLILGLGTSRGMNGVCLMGETPGYFIDADASKAVLTTLLQMIKIDVDVAKLEERAEETRKMISKAQQMEREMAERMNIVPGEEDLRYIG from the coding sequence ATGAAAGAAACTTTCATAAAAATGATTAGAGAAGTGGATCTAAAGGATCCCATATTCATCGAAGCCCTACCAGGCATAGGTCATGTGGGCAAACTGGTGGCAGAGCACATCATCCACGAGTTAGGGGCAGAAAAGTTCGCAGAACTTTACTCACCATCATTCCCACCACAAGTTTTCGTTGATGAAGACGGGATAGTAGAACCCATGAAAAACGAGTTTTACTACCTAAAAAGCCAGGGAGAAGATGAAAGAGATTTCATTTTCCTGGGAGGGAACACCCAGGGACTTAGTCCAGAAGGACAATATGAAATCTGTGGACACATATTGGATTTCGTCGGAAACTACGGTGTTAAAGAAATTTACACCCTGGGAGGTCTGGGAACAGGTCAACCGGTGGAAAAACCCAAAGTTTTCGGAGCAGCCACCAACAAAAAATTAGCAGAAACGCTTAAAGAACAAGGAGTAACCTTAAGATCAGCTGATGGCGGAATAATTGGGGCATCAGGTCTAATTTTGGGTCTGGGAACCTCTAGAGGTATGAATGGTGTTTGTCTCATGGGTGAAACCCCAGGATACTTCATTGATGCTGATGCATCAAAGGCAGTACTCACAACCCTATTACAAATGATCAAAATCGATGTTGACGTGGCAAAACTGGAAGAACGGGCTGAAGAAACCCGAAAGATGATTAGCAAGGCTCAGCAAATGGAACGTGAAATGGCTGAACGGATGAACATCGTACCTGGAGAAGAAGACCTGCGATACATAGGTTAA
- a CDS encoding RNA-protein complex protein Nop10, with protein MKLKMRRCRSCKEYTLKDRCPHCGGELEVIYPPKYSPEDKYGKYRRILKKQAIEKNQIT; from the coding sequence ATGAAACTGAAAATGAGGCGGTGCAGATCCTGCAAGGAATATACTCTAAAGGATCGCTGCCCACATTGTGGGGGAGAATTAGAAGTGATATACCCCCCAAAATATTCTCCTGAAGATAAATACGGGAAATACAGGAGAATTCTCAAGAAACAGGCCATAGAAAAAAATCAAATTACTTGA
- a CDS encoding translation initiation factor IF-2 subunit alpha, with the protein MVRMKHKWPQEGDLIVATVHKVLNYGAFAKLEEYPGEEAFIHISEVSAGWVKNIRDYVRENQKIVARVLRVNPKKGHVDVSMKRIREDQRTRKIQQWKIEQKAEKLLEFAAKSINKDLNTAYDEVGYAIMDEFGDLYGAFEISAEEGADSLIERGMDEAWANAITEVAKKNISPPEVQITGYVDLTSYAPDGVEIIRSALSAINKDDVSVQCVGAPRYRLLVKSSDYITAETILKEAADKAIATVLEADGEGEFRRELE; encoded by the coding sequence ATGGTAAGAATGAAGCATAAGTGGCCGCAAGAAGGCGATTTAATAGTGGCCACCGTGCACAAAGTCCTTAACTATGGTGCATTCGCCAAACTGGAAGAGTATCCTGGAGAAGAAGCATTCATCCACATCTCTGAGGTATCAGCAGGATGGGTGAAAAACATCCGGGACTACGTAAGGGAAAATCAGAAGATCGTAGCCCGTGTGCTGCGGGTTAACCCCAAAAAAGGACACGTAGATGTGTCCATGAAAAGGATCCGGGAAGATCAAAGAACCCGTAAGATCCAACAGTGGAAGATTGAACAGAAAGCAGAAAAACTCCTTGAATTCGCTGCAAAAAGCATAAACAAGGATTTAAATACAGCTTACGATGAAGTAGGCTACGCTATCATGGATGAATTCGGAGATCTCTATGGTGCATTTGAAATATCAGCTGAAGAAGGTGCCGATTCCCTTATAGAAAGAGGAATGGATGAAGCATGGGCTAATGCCATAACTGAAGTGGCCAAAAAGAATATATCCCCTCCTGAAGTTCAGATTACCGGATATGTGGATCTCACTTCTTATGCTCCGGATGGTGTGGAAATCATACGTAGTGCTCTATCTGCCATTAATAAGGATGATGTGTCGGTGCAGTGTGTAGGAGCACCTCGTTATCGCTTGCTTGTCAAATCTTCAGATTACATCACTGCAGAAACTATTCTTAAGGAAGCCGCTGATAAGGCCATTGCAACTGTTTTAGAAGCTGATGGTGAAGGTGAATTCCGTAGGGAATTAGAATGA
- a CDS encoding 30S ribosomal protein S27e produces the protein MSKSKSNFLRVKCGDCGNQQVVFDHAASKVECIICGKSLVKSKGGKSEIVAQIVEVLD, from the coding sequence ATGTCAAAAAGTAAAAGCAACTTTTTAAGAGTAAAATGTGGGGATTGTGGCAATCAACAAGTAGTCTTTGATCACGCTGCCTCCAAAGTGGAGTGCATAATATGCGGTAAATCCCTGGTAAAATCCAAGGGTGGAAAATCAGAAATCGTAGCCCAAATAGTGGAAGTCCTGGACTAA
- a CDS encoding 50S ribosomal protein L44e, which produces MKIPKERKTYCPNCKKHTIHIVLESKRRKASELKWGQRQFRRVTSGYRGYPRPLPSGNKPTKKLDLRYKCKECNKSHIKRSTFRAGKVEFVQQ; this is translated from the coding sequence ATGAAGATTCCTAAGGAAAGGAAAACTTATTGTCCAAATTGCAAGAAACATACAATTCACATAGTTTTAGAATCAAAAAGAAGAAAGGCCAGTGAATTAAAATGGGGTCAACGTCAGTTCAGAAGGGTGACCAGTGGTTACCGTGGATACCCTCGTCCATTACCATCAGGTAATAAACCCACCAAAAAACTGGACTTAAGATACAAGTGTAAAGAATGCAACAAATCCCATATCAAACGCTCCACATTCCGAGCTGGAAAAGTAGAATTCGTCCAGCAGTAG
- a CDS encoding DNA replication complex GINS family protein — translation MDEFFQNLREIQKKERSLSSLSPVGDDFYQQISRYFNKLMEKIDNNPFSFESYLLRDAQRIVAEICERREHKITNSAVMNVQRSYQLFKDSQEDRIAKIPSNVTPEEEELYRALYQSLATYRQEMRSPLRSYTNKGDPKLKTSSTSSTTDSKIFKKDFKGFVKDEDSSLNRSSGSIDSKKTIIPPSVDEIPPEIQNEIYKQFGKEPSRQSSDESSFSPKKAENVDVRTSSEISDEFKGKTVEKVGNNTSSISKDSSNIRKSSTEILMILDKLPSIMGVDNKVYGPFYPGDIITMPEPNANIIIKNHKGKSIQRYK, via the coding sequence TTGGATGAATTTTTCCAGAATTTGAGGGAGATCCAAAAGAAGGAACGAAGTTTAAGTAGTCTATCTCCTGTGGGAGATGATTTTTATCAACAGATCTCCAGATATTTCAATAAACTCATGGAAAAGATAGATAATAATCCATTTTCATTTGAATCATACCTCCTCCGCGATGCTCAAAGAATTGTAGCAGAGATTTGCGAGAGAAGAGAGCACAAAATAACAAACAGTGCAGTAATGAACGTTCAACGTTCTTATCAACTTTTTAAGGACTCTCAAGAGGATAGAATAGCAAAAATTCCATCAAATGTAACTCCTGAAGAAGAAGAACTTTACAGGGCGTTATATCAATCACTTGCCACTTACCGGCAGGAAATGAGATCTCCTCTGAGATCTTACACCAATAAAGGGGATCCCAAACTCAAAACAAGTTCAACCTCTTCAACTACAGATTCTAAAATCTTTAAAAAAGATTTTAAGGGGTTTGTTAAAGATGAAGATAGCAGTTTAAACCGAAGTAGTGGAAGCATTGATTCGAAAAAAACAATAATTCCGCCCAGTGTTGATGAAATCCCTCCTGAAATTCAAAATGAAATCTACAAACAGTTTGGAAAGGAACCTTCCAGGCAAAGTTCTGATGAATCATCTTTTTCTCCAAAAAAAGCTGAGAATGTGGATGTAAGAACTAGTTCTGAAATTTCTGACGAGTTTAAAGGAAAAACAGTTGAAAAAGTTGGTAATAATACTTCATCCATATCAAAAGATAGTTCCAACATTCGAAAATCATCAACAGAGATTTTAATGATCTTAGACAAGCTACCCTCCATCATGGGGGTGGATAACAAGGTTTACGGTCCATTTTACCCTGGTGATATCATCACCATGCCTGAACCCAATGCCAATATAATCATTAAAAATCATAAAGGAAAATCCATACAAAGGTATAAATAA
- the pcn gene encoding proliferating cell nuclear antigen (pcna), with the protein MFKAVLSDSNILKTSFDAISSIVDEVQMQADEEGLRLDALDRSHITFVHLELKKALFDEYQCEESMKINVDTEELMKVLKRAKAEDMVELSVDEGNLIITFEGEAHRTFKIRLIDIEYEAPSPPQLEYPTEFEVPFNLLKESIQDIGIVSDKISLQVNADKFEASAEGEFGDAQIEYLHGEKIEESAKSIFSLEKVKEMLKADKFSESAIIRLGNDMPLNLALQMASDEGELSFLLAPRIESEE; encoded by the coding sequence ATGTTCAAGGCAGTTTTAAGTGATTCCAATATTTTGAAGACCAGTTTCGATGCTATATCATCTATTGTAGATGAGGTGCAAATGCAGGCAGATGAAGAGGGCCTCCGGTTGGATGCATTAGACCGTAGTCATATCACATTTGTGCATCTGGAGCTCAAAAAAGCTTTATTTGATGAATACCAGTGTGAAGAGTCAATGAAGATCAACGTGGACACTGAAGAATTAATGAAGGTCTTAAAAAGGGCTAAAGCAGAGGACATGGTGGAGCTCTCTGTGGATGAAGGTAACCTTATCATAACTTTTGAAGGTGAAGCCCACAGAACATTCAAAATTAGACTTATAGACATAGAATACGAAGCCCCCAGCCCACCACAACTGGAATACCCTACAGAATTCGAAGTACCATTCAATTTACTCAAAGAATCTATTCAGGACATAGGCATAGTGTCTGATAAGATATCTCTTCAAGTTAACGCCGATAAATTTGAAGCTTCTGCTGAAGGAGAGTTTGGAGACGCTCAAATTGAATATTTGCATGGGGAAAAGATAGAAGAATCTGCTAAATCAATATTTTCCCTTGAAAAAGTTAAAGAAATGCTAAAAGCAGATAAATTCTCCGAATCTGCGATAATACGGCTGGGAAACGACATGCCTCTGAATCTTGCCCTTCAAATGGCTTCTGATGAAGGTGAACTAAGTTTTCTCCTGGCTCCCAGAATAGAAAGTGAAGAATAA
- a CDS encoding CvpA family protein → MEKEPKKENQKQKTSEDAKLAKESLSKNTAKTSTRDASSTDQSPNKKSTKRFRDFLMGPSLDELELDPSKTFSEKSNEKSHTKKVNDKEKTNGSSDGHEFSFSHEFMSFKSFKYLHSNKKQVIQIIGGIIGVLFIIAGILYEFGASVRLADNVIYGERAVLSVFSILIGILIIATFFGRHLLAGTFLKKIHSELEEVEDKPSKKESSDQKEKSLDGKEKQKDIDEKDKK, encoded by the coding sequence ATGGAAAAAGAGCCCAAGAAGGAAAACCAAAAACAGAAAACCTCTGAAGATGCCAAATTAGCAAAAGAATCTCTATCCAAAAACACAGCAAAGACATCTACCAGAGATGCATCTTCCACAGATCAATCACCCAATAAAAAGTCCACTAAACGATTCAGAGACTTTTTAATGGGTCCTAGCTTGGATGAACTTGAGTTAGATCCTTCTAAGACGTTTTCTGAAAAATCAAATGAAAAATCTCATACTAAAAAAGTAAATGACAAAGAAAAAACTAATGGCTCAAGTGATGGGCATGAATTCTCTTTTAGCCATGAATTCATGAGTTTTAAAAGCTTTAAATATTTGCACTCAAATAAAAAACAAGTTATTCAGATTATTGGGGGTATTATTGGGGTATTGTTCATCATTGCCGGGATACTGTATGAATTTGGCGCATCAGTGCGCTTAGCTGATAATGTGATATATGGTGAAAGAGCAGTATTATCAGTTTTTTCAATTCTCATAGGAATCCTGATAATTGCAACTTTCTTTGGCCGCCATTTGTTGGCCGGGACATTCCTCAAAAAAATACATTCAGAATTAGAAGAAGTGGAAGATAAACCTTCCAAAAAAGAATCATCAGACCAAAAAGAAAAATCATTAGATGGAAAAGAAAAACAAAAGGATATAGATGAGAAGGATAAAAAGTAA
- a CDS encoding transcription factor S, translating into MEFCPKCGTVMFPKGDRFECSCGYQKKITKESLSEYEVSEKVSPKENVIVTGDDVKTLPTTKALCPKCGNREAFWWLQQTRRADESETRFLRCTKCGQTWREYD; encoded by the coding sequence ATGGAGTTTTGCCCTAAATGTGGGACTGTAATGTTTCCTAAAGGGGACCGTTTTGAGTGTTCATGCGGTTACCAAAAAAAGATAACAAAGGAATCACTAAGTGAGTATGAAGTTTCTGAGAAAGTATCCCCCAAGGAGAATGTGATTGTAACCGGGGATGATGTTAAAACTCTGCCGACCACCAAGGCATTATGTCCTAAATGCGGCAACCGAGAGGCCTTTTGGTGGTTACAGCAGACAAGAAGAGCTGACGAATCCGAAACTCGGTTTTTAAGATGCACCAAGTGTGGACAAACCTGGAGAGAGTACGATTAG
- a CDS encoding NUDIX domain-containing protein, protein MKNSKHPLLTVDAVITAEDGKIIFIRRKNPPYQGSWAFPGGFVEYGETVEEAVLREVKEETGISIEIQDLLGVYSDPERDPRGHMITVCFLATKTEGDLKADTDAEEVSSFTPHEALEMDLAFDHHEILKDALEKI, encoded by the coding sequence ATAAAAAATTCTAAACATCCTTTATTAACTGTTGATGCAGTGATAACTGCTGAAGATGGAAAAATAATATTCATCAGACGTAAAAATCCACCATACCAAGGATCATGGGCTTTTCCTGGCGGATTTGTGGAATACGGCGAAACTGTGGAAGAAGCGGTTTTAAGAGAGGTTAAAGAAGAAACCGGAATTTCGATAGAAATTCAAGATTTATTAGGAGTATACTCAGACCCAGAAAGAGATCCCAGGGGCCATATGATCACAGTATGTTTTTTAGCCACGAAAACGGAAGGTGATCTAAAAGCAGACACCGATGCTGAGGAAGTCTCTTCTTTCACACCTCATGAAGCACTTGAAATGGATTTAGCCTTTGATCATCATGAAATTTTAAAAGACGCTTTAGAGAAGATATGA